Proteins co-encoded in one Deltaproteobacteria bacterium HGW-Deltaproteobacteria-18 genomic window:
- a CDS encoding flagellar motor protein MotB — translation MIRRKAKSEQSKPGLPSWMITFSDLVTLLMTFFIVLVSMASLTDVYKRKVAIGSVSGTFGTGAPSMNDLTTVDTRTQVDPGPINVFKDLSAVKEHLWEDPDKDLRFESNRFMQRLSIGADALFAPGSSELTQRGRSLLDRLRPVVLESAHPLGLSGHASDGMDEFGPDYLAKPWIKVDFSWELSLARVMAVYRYFIETGVDAEKLRLEAFGRFRPRVTTENPGERLTNRRVEITLDRRIGSWSHEMAEQAVREESAREPSDNYRIKDFLFRFDLPGGP, via the coding sequence ATGATCAGAAGAAAGGCGAAAAGCGAGCAATCGAAGCCAGGGCTTCCGTCCTGGATGATCACCTTTTCGGATCTGGTCACCCTGCTGATGACATTCTTCATAGTGCTCGTTTCCATGGCCTCCCTCACGGACGTCTATAAACGCAAGGTCGCCATCGGCTCCGTTTCCGGCACTTTCGGCACCGGCGCGCCAAGCATGAATGATCTGACCACGGTGGACACCAGGACCCAGGTCGACCCGGGACCCATCAACGTTTTCAAGGATCTCTCCGCAGTCAAGGAGCATCTCTGGGAAGATCCGGACAAGGACCTGCGTTTTGAATCGAACCGCTTCATGCAGCGGCTGTCCATTGGGGCCGACGCGCTGTTTGCTCCCGGATCCTCGGAGCTCACGCAGAGAGGGCGGTCGCTGCTGGATCGTCTGCGGCCCGTGGTCCTGGAAAGCGCCCATCCCCTTGGATTGTCGGGGCACGCCTCGGACGGCATGGACGAATTTGGCCCTGACTACCTGGCCAAACCGTGGATCAAGGTCGACTTCTCCTGGGAGCTTTCTCTGGCGCGAGTGATGGCCGTGTACAGGTATTTCATAGAGACCGGCGTCGATGCCGAGAAGCTGCGGCTGGAAGCTTTCGGGCGGTTTCGACCCCGTGTGACCACCGAAAACCCGGGCGAACGGCTGACCAACCGGCGGGTTGAGATCACCCTCGACAGACGTATCGGCAGCTGGAGCCATGAGATGGCGGAGCAGGCCGTGCGCGAGGAATCCGCCCGGGAACCTTCGGACAACTACCGGATCAAGGATTTCCTGTTCCGTTTCGACCTGCCGGGAGGACCCTGA
- a CDS encoding motility protein A (Homolog of MotA, appears to be involved in motility on surfaces and under different ionic conditions. With MotS (a MotB homolog) forms the ion channels that couple flagellar rotation to proton/sodium motive force across the membrane and forms the stator elements of the rotary flagellar machine.), which produces MDLATIIGILVAFGLVIAALGGDGFLFLDFSSLLIVVGGTIGAVLVTHPLESVLGVARIIKKTFMSKADDPAALIAQFVDYATRVRREGILSLEAHLKNIPDDFLRKGLQLTVDGLDPQLIQEIMETEISCLEERHLKGAEILLTFGTLAPGMGMIGTIIGLVLMLKRMNDPSTIGPAMAVALLTTFYGAVLANLVFNPMAGKLRARSREEVLIRTMILEGIMSISRGENPRILEEKLNSYLPPKERKVRS; this is translated from the coding sequence ATGGATCTGGCCACAATCATCGGAATCTTGGTCGCCTTCGGGCTGGTCATCGCAGCACTGGGCGGTGACGGTTTTCTGTTTCTGGATTTTTCCTCGCTGCTCATCGTCGTCGGTGGAACCATCGGCGCGGTGCTGGTCACCCATCCCCTTGAGAGCGTTCTCGGCGTGGCCCGCATCATCAAAAAGACATTCATGTCCAAGGCGGACGATCCGGCGGCGCTCATTGCCCAGTTTGTCGACTACGCCACCCGGGTTCGGCGCGAGGGAATTCTGTCTCTTGAGGCGCACCTGAAAAACATTCCCGATGATTTTTTGCGCAAGGGTCTGCAATTGACCGTGGACGGCCTTGATCCGCAGCTGATCCAGGAAATCATGGAGACCGAGATTTCGTGTCTTGAGGAACGCCATTTGAAAGGCGCCGAGATATTGCTGACCTTCGGAACCCTGGCCCCCGGCATGGGGATGATCGGCACCATCATCGGCCTTGTGCTCATGCTCAAGCGCATGAACGATCCGAGCACCATCGGTCCGGCCATGGCCGTGGCCCTTTTGACCACCTTTTACGGCGCCGTCCTCGCCAATCTCGTTTTCAATCCCATGGCCGGCAAGCTGCGTGCGCGCAGCCGCGAGGAGGTCCTGATCCGGACCATGATCCTGGAAGGGATCATGTCCATTTCCCGAGGCGAGAACCCGCGCATTCTCGAAGAGAAGCTGAACAGCTATCTGCCTCCCAAGGAGCGCAAGGTCAGGTCCTGA
- a CDS encoding YggS family pyridoxal phosphate-dependent enzyme gives MDQSSITERWQKVLEQMAAAARRAGRSPDSARLLAVSKLHSAHGIQTLFEAGQSMFGENYVQEALGKMAILPREISWHLIGHLQTNKVKSVVGRFALIHGVDSLKLARSLHGQAEAMDVVQDVLVQVNLAEEKQKSGILVSELPPLAEFLARGTRLRWRGLMLMPPFFDDPDRARPYFARLRELAEALRTDFGLALPELSMGMTGDFEAAIEEGATLVRIGTRIFGERGSN, from the coding sequence ATGGACCAGTCGAGCATCACCGAGCGGTGGCAAAAAGTTCTGGAGCAGATGGCCGCTGCTGCCCGCAGGGCCGGGCGGAGCCCGGACAGCGCGCGTCTGCTGGCCGTTTCGAAGCTGCACTCCGCGCACGGTATCCAGACTCTTTTTGAGGCCGGACAGTCCATGTTCGGCGAAAATTACGTGCAGGAGGCCCTGGGCAAGATGGCCATCCTCCCGCGTGAAATATCCTGGCATCTTATCGGACATCTGCAGACCAACAAGGTCAAGAGCGTGGTCGGGCGTTTCGCCCTCATTCACGGGGTGGATTCCCTGAAACTGGCCCGCTCGTTGCATGGTCAGGCCGAGGCGATGGACGTGGTTCAGGACGTGCTGGTGCAGGTCAACCTGGCCGAAGAAAAGCAGAAAAGCGGCATTCTGGTGTCAGAGTTGCCGCCTCTGGCCGAATTTCTGGCTCGCGGTACGCGCCTGCGTTGGCGAGGCCTTATGCTCATGCCTCCTTTTTTCGACGATCCCGATCGGGCCCGCCCCTATTTCGCCCGTTTGCGGGAACTTGCCGAAGCCTTGCGTACAGACTTCGGTCTTGCCTTGCCGGAATTGTCCATGGGCATGACCGGGGATTTCGAGGCGGCTATCGAGGAAGGGGCGACCTTGGTGCGCATTGGCACCAGAATATTTGGAGAACGCGGCTCAAACTAA
- a CDS encoding GTPase Era, with the protein MSPTYRAGFIALVGPPNAGKSTFLNKVLGEKIAIVSPKPQTTRTSITGIHTTAEEQIIFLDTPGVHTARGKLNRFLVDAAWGALQEANGVILFLDGSRYAGNEKALERDLRPLAARIGSLGVPMAVALNKVDQIKPKERLLGLLADCAERWPGVELVPISARTGVGVDGLLTVIREFLPLSPALFPEDQLSTASVRFMASEIIREKLFLALEQELPYNIAVEIETWEELPEQNMTMIGAMIYTSKNSHKGMIVGKQGQNLKIVGQQARQELKALLGTKVHLELWVKVREGWTEDGQFMTSLGLGS; encoded by the coding sequence ATGTCCCCTACCTATCGAGCAGGATTCATCGCCCTAGTCGGGCCTCCTAATGCAGGAAAATCCACTTTTTTGAACAAGGTCCTCGGCGAAAAGATCGCCATTGTCTCTCCCAAGCCGCAGACCACCCGCACCAGCATCACCGGGATTCACACCACCGCTGAAGAGCAGATCATTTTTCTGGACACCCCCGGTGTTCATACCGCGCGGGGCAAGCTGAACCGTTTTCTGGTTGATGCCGCCTGGGGCGCCCTGCAGGAGGCCAACGGAGTCATCCTGTTCCTTGACGGCTCCCGCTATGCGGGCAACGAAAAAGCCCTGGAACGCGACCTGCGTCCCCTGGCCGCCCGGATCGGATCCCTTGGCGTGCCCATGGCCGTGGCGTTGAACAAGGTTGATCAGATCAAGCCCAAGGAGCGCCTGCTCGGGTTGCTGGCCGACTGCGCCGAGCGTTGGCCCGGAGTGGAACTGGTGCCCATCTCGGCCCGCACGGGGGTTGGCGTTGACGGCCTCCTGACCGTGATACGTGAATTCCTGCCGCTCAGCCCTGCGCTCTTTCCTGAAGACCAGTTGAGCACGGCTTCGGTTCGGTTCATGGCCTCGGAGATCATCCGCGAAAAGCTTTTCCTGGCCCTGGAACAGGAGTTGCCCTACAATATTGCCGTCGAAATTGAGACCTGGGAAGAATTGCCGGAGCAGAACATGACCATGATCGGGGCGATGATCTATACGTCAAAAAACAGTCACAAGGGCATGATTGTGGGCAAGCAGGGGCAGAATCTGAAAATTGTAGGCCAACAGGCCCGCCAGGAACTTAAAGCGCTGCTCGGCACAAAGGTGCATCTGGAACTCTGGGTCAAGGTGCGCGAAGGCTGGACCGAGGACGGCCAGTTCATGACGTCCCTGGGCCTTGGGTCCTAG